Within the Dehalococcoidia bacterium genome, the region GCTGAGATCGTCGAGCACGGCGCCCCGCACGTCCGTGAAAGATTCCAGCATCAATCCCGAACGGAACTGCTGCATCGCCTCGCTCGCATATGCCCGCCGCCGGCGCGGTGTCCAGCTCGCCCGGTCGGGCCGCGGCTGCGCGGGATCCAGCGGATCGGGGTGCAGTCCCTGCTTTGTACGGTCAATCTCGTACGGCATGTATGTTTGCGGAGACATCACTTTTCCTCTGCCGGAATTGCTGCCAGAGCTCGATCAACCAGCTCACGATGCGGGCGTCGTTGCTGCCGCCATCGAAGCGCTGCTCCGCCACCTGGCGAGCTTGCCTGCCCATCTGTTGCAACCGATCGCGCGATGCCGCCGCCTGGCGCAGGGCTGCCACCAGATCGGACATCGCCGGTCTGATCAGCCAGCCGGTTTGCCCAGCGCTCACGATGTCACTCGCCCCGCCGAGGTCGGAAACGATCACCGGCAGGCCGGAGGCCATCGCTTCTACGGTGGCAATGCCGAAGCATTCGGCTCGCGTCGGCAGCACGAACAGGTCGGCCCTGGCGTACAGCTCACGCAACGCGTCCGAGTTGGGTTCGGCCTGGTGGACGCGGATGCCCGGTGCGGCGGGAACCGGACTGCGGGTCACGATGTCCAGCTCCAGCTCAACGTCGAGCGGCGCACGGAGCGCCTCGAGCAGCAGCGGCCCGCCTTTGCGCTCAAAGTCGGCGCCGACAAACAGCAGGCGCAGTGGGCTGCCGGTGGTCGTGGCGCGCGCCGTGCGCGGAGTCCAGGTGTCCAAGTCCACGCCCGGCGGCAGCACGCGGATGCGGTCGTCCGGCACGCCGCGTCGTCGCAAATCGTCGGCCGCCCAGGTCGACCAGGGCGTGAAGAGCGTGACGAAGTGCCACAGCGCCTGCTCGCGGCGCTCCAGCACTGCGCGGGCGACGCCGCGCCGGCTGGTACGGCCGTAGTACGTTGGCGCGAGATCATCGAGCTGAAGCGCGGTGCAATCCAGGTCCAGGATCAGCGGCCGGCGCAACGGGCCGGCCTGCGCCCACAGATGGGGCAGCACAACCTCGGCTGACGATGTCCAGAGGACATCCGGACGCGGCAACGTCGCGAACGGTGCGGCCTCGAGCACGGCGCGCGCCCGGCCGCGAACCGCACGCGGGATCCACGTCAGCCGCTCAATCAGACCCCGCTCACGCCAGCCAGTGACCGTGCGATACGTTGGACGGATCCGCTGATCGAGCCGCGTATTGGCTTGCAGGTTGAGAAACCGCGTGCGATGGCCGGCATAGAGGGTGCCGAGAAAGAGAACGCGCGGCGCCGAGGGTTGCCGAGTTTGTGTCACCCTGCCCGCCGTGACCGCCGCGCCACTGCCGCTCGGACGAGGAGCGCCAACCGACATCACGGCTCCTTCGATACCCGATTGCAAGGTGGCGATGCTGGGACGGCCGGCCCTACCGTAGTTCTCAGCGTAGGTATCGTGCCGACCGCCGAAACCCATAGTAGATACGCCACGGTGAAGGTGGCGCCGCAAGCCGGTAGAGGAGCGGTGCAGGCAGTGCCTGCGCGCCGCGGCCCCCGCAACCTGGCTCTCTCGTCTCTTCACCTGGCCTGAACCGCGGGAAGACGGATTCTCAACCTCTGCCCCGATAGGGTGAAGGCCGAAGATCAATCGCTGGGCGGCGCAGGCCCGAGGAGTGAACTCGATGCGGCAGCACGCGATGGAAGTCCTGTTCAAGCACAAGTTTCTGATCCTGCTGCCGCTGGTGCTCATCGCACCGATCGCCGTGCTGCTCGCCCGGCGCACGCCGGCGCCAAAGTGGCGCGTCACGGCGGGAATCTGGGTCGACCAGTATCGTCCGCTGTTCATCGACGACCGTCTGGGCGCGACGCCCGCGATCAACCAGGCCCAGCTGCTGAACGACTTCATCCACACCCGCGGCTTCGCGATCGCGGTCCTCAAGGAGACGCGGCTGGCTCCGCAGTTGGCGACGCCCGCGAGCGAAGATGCGGCGCTGACACAGCTCGGTCGCGCGGTCGCCGTGGCGCCGAGCGGCAACAGCTTCATGAGCGTCTCGGTGACGATGAACGATCCCGACCTCGCCTTCGAGATTATGCAAGGTATGCTCGACAACTTTCAGGCCTCATTGGCGGCACAGCGCTCGGCGCAGGCCTCGGCCGCACTGACGATCAACACCGACGCGACCAAGCAGGCGCAAGACGCGCTGACCAAGGCGCAGAACGATCTCAGCGCCTATCTGACCGCGCACCCGCAGCTCACCAGCAAGTCCGTGGATAGCACCCTCTCGCCGTTGGAGCGCGATCCCAACTTCGCCAAGCTCGTGGACCAACTCGCGGCGGCGCAGCAGAGTCTCGACGGTCTGCAAAAGCAGCAGGGCCAGCTGCAGCAGGACGCCGCGGCCGGCCAGGCGGGTGTTCCGTTCACCCTTACCGTGGTCGACCAGCCCCAGCGTCCACAGTTGCCCGTGCCGACCAAGCGGGTAGACATCTACAAGCTGCCGGCGATCGCCCTGACCCTCGGACTACTGCTGAGTTTGGTGGCGGCGGTCTTCCTTGTGCTGACCGACCGGACGGCTCGTGGCTCGTACGACTTTGCAGGTGCGCTGGCGGTGCCCGTGCTTGGCGAGATTGGTGAGCTGCGTGGTTTCCGCTGGCCGTTCAAGCGCCGGGCGCACGCGCTGCGCGCGCGGCGGTGGTTGTGGCGGCGCAAGACACACGATGTTGTGCGACTTCGCCTGGTAGCGCCGGCATGCACGATCGTGAGGCGTAACGGCGATATCTAGCGACCGATTTCTGGTACGGCGATTAGTCGCTACCGTACGCGCAGGTGCGGAGATTCCGGAACAGTAGTAAAGCCAATGTTTGCGACTGCGATGGGCCGGTATATCACACGCGCAGGGGGAGATCCGCCGCTCAACAAACGCCGTCAGCTCCTGCACAGTACCCCGTATTCAGCGATCTAGAGAGGAACATACCTGATGCTGCGAGTGCTCCGAGCACCCTGGAAACCTCGCGCTAAGGCCGAGCGCCTCGCACTCGCCGAACCCGCGTTT harbors:
- a CDS encoding glycosyltransferase family 4 protein, whose product is MGFGGRHDTYAENYGRAGRPSIATLQSGIEGAVMSVGAPRPSGSGAAVTAGRVTQTRQPSAPRVLFLGTLYAGHRTRFLNLQANTRLDQRIRPTYRTVTGWRERGLIERLTWIPRAVRGRARAVLEAAPFATLPRPDVLWTSSAEVVLPHLWAQAGPLRRPLILDLDCTALQLDDLAPTYYGRTSRRGVARAVLERREQALWHFVTLFTPWSTWAADDLRRRGVPDDRIRVLPPGVDLDTWTPRTARATTTGSPLRLLFVGADFERKGGPLLLEALRAPLDVELELDIVTRSPVPAAPGIRVHQAEPNSDALRELYARADLFVLPTRAECFGIATVEAMASGLPVIVSDLGGASDIVSAGQTGWLIRPAMSDLVAALRQAAASRDRLQQMGRQARQVAEQRFDGGSNDARIVSWLIELWQQFRQRKSDVSANIHAVRD